One genomic segment of Gemmatimonadota bacterium includes these proteins:
- the sucD gene encoding succinate--CoA ligase subunit alpha: MSIFIDKNTKLVIQGITGRDGSFHAKQMMEYGTQVVAGVTPGKGGQKFEGTVPIFNTVMDAVKATGANTSVIYVPPPFAADAIMEAAAAGVELVVCITEGVPVLDMTKVYPFVKEKGVRLLGPNCPGLITPGESKVGIIPGRICLPGPVGVVSRSGTLTYEVVYQLTRAGIGQTTCVGIGGDPINGTNFIDCLAAFEKDPKTKAIAMMGEIGGTDEQEAAEYVKKHMKKPVVGFIAGQTAPPGRRMGHAGAIISGSAGTAAEKIDAFKAAGMGVAARPMDFVELIKARLA; encoded by the coding sequence ATGAGCATCTTCATCGACAAGAACACCAAGCTCGTCATCCAGGGCATCACGGGCCGTGACGGCTCGTTCCATGCCAAGCAGATGATGGAGTACGGCACGCAGGTCGTGGCCGGCGTGACGCCGGGCAAGGGCGGCCAGAAGTTCGAGGGGACGGTGCCGATCTTCAACACGGTGATGGACGCCGTGAAGGCGACGGGCGCGAACACGAGCGTGATCTACGTGCCGCCGCCGTTCGCCGCCGACGCGATCATGGAAGCGGCCGCCGCGGGCGTGGAGCTCGTGGTCTGCATCACCGAAGGCGTGCCGGTGCTGGACATGACGAAGGTCTATCCGTTCGTGAAGGAGAAGGGCGTGCGGCTGCTCGGGCCGAACTGCCCGGGGCTCATCACGCCGGGCGAGTCGAAGGTCGGCATCATCCCGGGGCGGATCTGCCTGCCGGGCCCGGTGGGCGTGGTCTCGCGCTCGGGGACGCTGACGTACGAAGTGGTCTACCAGCTCACGCGCGCGGGGATCGGCCAGACGACCTGCGTCGGCATCGGCGGCGACCCGATCAACGGGACGAACTTCATCGACTGCCTCGCGGCGTTCGAGAAGGACCCGAAGACGAAGGCGATCGCGATGATGGGCGAGATCGGCGGCACGGACGAGCAGGAAGCGGCCGAGTACGTCAAGAAGCACATGAAGAAGCCGGTGGTGGGCTTCATCGCCGGGCAGACGGCTCCGCCGGGGCGTCGGATGGGGCATGCCGGGGCGATCATCTCCGGGTCTGCCGGTACCGCCGCCGAGAAGATCGATGCGTTCAAGGCGGCTGGGATGGGGGTCGCGGCGCGGCCCATGGATTTCGTCGAGCTCATCAAGGCTCGGCTGGCGTAA
- the mqnE gene encoding aminofutalosine synthase MqnE, producing the protein MATALTIPFERIADPAVRRIAEQVAAGTRLTQADGVTLFASPDLTGVGLLADAVNRAKHGDVVTFASNQHINPTNICTLRTTCVFCGYARLPKEAGAYRYTLEQVMAEARSGNNGMTREFHIVGGLDMQAGLEYYTTMFRALKAELPNIHIKALTAVEIAHIARIEKLSWAEVLTALREAGLDTMPGGGAETFSAAVREEIARKKLGAGDYVGVHRTAHGLGIRTNTTMLYGHVESFADRMEHLQMLRDLQDETGGFLAYIPLAYHPDDNELGKKLGRQGIATSGVDDLKNIAVGRLFLDNVAHVKSHWIMVTPAISQVALHYGANDLEGTVVREKIYHAVGAHTPQAMTLDDLLRLIRGAGKIPVERDSFYQTIRAFDGDGMKAEGGRMKDAAASASSLVA; encoded by the coding sequence ATGGCGACCGCGCTGACGATCCCCTTCGAGCGCATCGCCGACCCCGCGGTGCGCCGTATCGCGGAGCAGGTGGCCGCGGGCACCCGCCTCACGCAGGCGGACGGTGTCACCCTCTTCGCCTCGCCGGACCTCACGGGCGTCGGCCTCCTGGCCGACGCGGTGAACCGGGCGAAGCACGGGGACGTGGTCACGTTCGCGTCCAACCAGCACATCAACCCGACGAACATCTGCACGCTGCGCACGACCTGCGTGTTCTGCGGGTATGCGCGGCTGCCCAAGGAAGCGGGCGCCTACCGCTACACGCTCGAGCAGGTGATGGCCGAGGCGCGGAGCGGCAACAACGGGATGACGCGCGAGTTCCACATCGTGGGCGGCCTCGACATGCAGGCGGGGCTGGAGTACTACACGACGATGTTCCGGGCGCTGAAGGCGGAGCTGCCGAACATCCACATCAAGGCGCTCACGGCGGTGGAGATCGCGCACATCGCGCGGATCGAGAAGCTGAGCTGGGCCGAGGTGCTGACGGCGCTGCGCGAGGCGGGGCTCGACACGATGCCCGGCGGCGGCGCGGAGACGTTCAGCGCGGCGGTGCGCGAGGAGATCGCGCGCAAGAAGCTCGGCGCCGGCGACTATGTGGGCGTGCACCGCACGGCGCACGGGCTCGGCATCCGGACCAACACCACGATGCTCTACGGGCATGTGGAGTCGTTCGCCGACCGGATGGAGCACCTGCAGATGCTGCGCGACCTCCAGGACGAGACGGGGGGCTTCCTCGCCTACATCCCGCTCGCCTACCACCCCGACGACAACGAGCTGGGGAAGAAGCTCGGGCGGCAGGGGATCGCGACGTCGGGCGTGGACGATCTGAAGAACATCGCGGTGGGACGGCTGTTCCTCGACAACGTGGCGCACGTGAAGAGCCACTGGATCATGGTGACGCCGGCGATCTCGCAGGTCGCGCTGCACTACGGGGCGAACGACCTCGAAGGGACGGTGGTGCGGGAGAAGATCTACCATGCGGTGGGGGCGCATACGCCGCAGGCGATGACGCTCGATGACCTCCTTCGGCTGATCAGGGGCGCGGGGAAGATCCCGGTGGAGCGAGATTCATTTTACCAGACCATTCGGGCGTTTGACGGGGACGGGATGAAGGCTGAAGGAGGAAGGATGAAAGATGCCGCCGCCTCTGCTTCCTCCCTCGTCGCCTAG
- a CDS encoding acyl carrier protein, which yields MADHTAKVKDIIEKELGVEREKLTDGASFIEDLGADSLDIVELVMEFEKEFNIDIPDEDAEKLRTVGDAITYLNAKIGS from the coding sequence ATGGCCGACCATACCGCGAAGGTCAAGGACATCATCGAGAAGGAGCTGGGCGTCGAGCGTGAGAAGCTGACCGATGGCGCGAGCTTCATCGAGGACCTGGGCGCCGACTCGCTCGACATCGTCGAGCTGGTCATGGAGTTCGAGAAGGAGTTCAACATCGACATCCCCGACGAGGATGCGGAGAAGCTCCGCACGGTCGGCGACGCGATCACGTACCTGAACGCCAAGATCGGAAGCTGA
- a CDS encoding ketoacyl-ACP synthase III: MLAATGHAVPKRILTNAEFPAMGIDTSDEWIRERTGIGQRHIAGEGETLTSISTEAARLAMQRAGVTASELDCIILGTASPDRLLPSTAVEVQAALGATRAVAFDLDAACSGWLYSIQVAEGLIATGAYETILVIGGEVLSRIINWKDRNTCVLFGDGAGATIIKRSTKGRGILSAYMRSDGTLADLLHRPKGAGAAPITPEIILEGSHWIQMAGREVFKNAVRSMADASDRALDGAKLSAGDIDLMIPHQANIRIIEATAKHAGISMDKVYVNVDRFGNTSAASIPIALSEAQEKGLIKDGSTVMFVAFGAGFTWGSMVVRF; the protein is encoded by the coding sequence ATGCTCGCCGCCACCGGGCACGCCGTGCCCAAGCGGATCCTGACCAACGCCGAGTTCCCGGCGATGGGGATCGACACGTCGGACGAGTGGATCCGTGAACGGACGGGCATCGGCCAGCGGCACATCGCGGGCGAGGGCGAGACGCTCACGTCGATCAGCACCGAGGCCGCGCGCCTCGCGATGCAGCGCGCCGGCGTGACCGCGAGCGAGCTCGACTGCATCATCCTCGGCACCGCGAGCCCGGACCGGCTGCTGCCGAGCACGGCGGTGGAAGTGCAGGCGGCGCTCGGCGCCACGCGCGCCGTCGCGTTCGACCTCGATGCGGCCTGCTCGGGCTGGCTCTACAGCATCCAGGTGGCCGAAGGGCTCATCGCGACGGGTGCGTACGAGACGATCCTCGTGATCGGCGGCGAAGTGCTGTCGCGGATCATCAACTGGAAGGACCGCAACACCTGCGTCCTCTTCGGCGACGGCGCCGGCGCGACGATCATCAAGCGGAGCACCAAGGGGCGCGGGATCCTCTCGGCGTACATGCGCTCCGACGGCACGCTGGCCGACCTGCTGCATCGCCCCAAGGGCGCTGGCGCGGCGCCGATCACCCCCGAGATCATCCTCGAAGGGTCGCACTGGATCCAGATGGCGGGGCGCGAGGTGTTCAAGAACGCCGTCCGCTCGATGGCCGACGCCTCCGACCGCGCCCTCGACGGCGCGAAGCTCTCGGCGGGCGACATCGACCTGATGATCCCGCACCAGGCGAACATCCGCATCATCGAGGCGACGGCGAAGCACGCCGGGATCTCGATGGACAAGGTCTACGTGAACGTGGACCGGTTCGGCAACACGTCGGCGGCCTCGATCCCGATCGCGCTGAGCGAGGCGCAGGAGAAGGGGCTGATCAAGGACGGGTCGACGGTGATGTTCGTGGCGTTCGGGGCGGGGTTCACCTGGGGATCGATGGTGGTGAGGTTCTAG
- the ndk gene encoding nucleoside-diphosphate kinase: protein MALNYTFSIIKPDAFNAGKAGKIIAHLEAQGFTLKSARVMQLTKKQAEEFYAVHRGRPFYGELVEFMSSAPCMPFVLQKDNAVSALREAIGATDPAEAAAGTVRKLYAESKGKNAIHASDSDENATREARFFFAEADAL, encoded by the coding sequence ATGGCTCTCAACTATACGTTCTCGATCATCAAGCCGGACGCCTTCAACGCCGGGAAGGCGGGGAAGATCATCGCGCACCTCGAAGCCCAGGGGTTCACGCTCAAGAGCGCGCGGGTCATGCAGCTCACGAAGAAGCAGGCGGAGGAGTTCTACGCCGTGCACCGCGGGCGCCCGTTCTACGGGGAGCTCGTGGAGTTCATGAGCTCGGCCCCCTGCATGCCGTTCGTGCTCCAGAAGGACAACGCCGTCTCGGCGCTGCGCGAGGCGATCGGGGCGACGGACCCGGCCGAGGCGGCCGCGGGCACGGTGCGGAAGCTCTACGCCGAGTCGAAGGGCAAGAACGCGATCCATGCGTCGGACTCGGATGAGAACGCCACGCGGGAAGCGCGGTTCTTCTTTGCCGAGGCGGACGCGCTGTAA
- the fabG gene encoding 3-oxoacyl-[acyl-carrier-protein] reductase gives MKVDLTGKVALVTGSTRGIGRAIAAELVGCGAKVAVVGRDLAKAEQVAEQLGEARGFACDISVPADVTMLVQTVEDAFGSCDILVNNAGITKDNLMLRMKDEDWDAVLDTNLRSAFIAIRAVQRGMMKRRWGRIINIASVVGLIGNKGQANYAASKAGLIGLSKSVAKELSSRNILCNVVAPGFIKTDMTDAMTEEAVKALSAQIPLERFGTPEDIAGLVAFLASDRAAYITGQVIACDGGMVM, from the coding sequence ATGAAAGTCGACCTCACCGGCAAAGTCGCCCTCGTCACCGGCTCCACCCGCGGCATCGGCCGCGCCATCGCGGCGGAGCTGGTCGGCTGCGGCGCGAAGGTCGCGGTGGTCGGGCGTGACCTTGCCAAGGCCGAGCAGGTGGCCGAGCAGCTCGGCGAGGCGCGCGGCTTCGCGTGCGACATCAGCGTGCCGGCGGATGTCACGATGCTCGTCCAGACCGTGGAGGACGCGTTCGGCTCGTGCGACATCCTCGTGAACAACGCGGGCATCACGAAGGACAACCTGATGCTGCGGATGAAGGACGAGGACTGGGACGCGGTGCTGGACACGAACCTGCGGTCGGCGTTCATCGCGATCCGGGCGGTCCAGCGCGGGATGATGAAGCGGCGCTGGGGCCGGATCATCAACATCGCGTCGGTGGTGGGGCTGATCGGGAACAAGGGGCAGGCGAACTACGCCGCCTCGAAGGCCGGACTGATCGGGCTGAGCAAGTCGGTGGCGAAGGAGCTGTCGAGCCGGAACATCCTCTGCAACGTGGTGGCGCCGGGGTTCATCAAGACGGACATGACCGACGCGATGACGGAGGAGGCGGTGAAGGCGCTCTCGGCGCAGATCCCGCTCGAGCGGTTCGGAACTCCCGAGGACATTGCGGGGTTGGTGGCGTTCCTGGCGTCGGACCGGGCTGCCTATATCACAGGACAGGTCATCGCCTGTGATGGCGGCATGGTGATGTGA
- the mqnC gene encoding dehypoxanthine futalosine cyclase has translation MSYESDLLEYYTKAPLLELGAAADTIRRQLHPEPVVTYIVDRNINYTNVCVADCGFCAFYRRPKDGEGWTLSYEQIGQKIDEVKALGGVQILIQGGHNPYIPFEWYLELLKYIKRHHPIHIHGFSPSEVDFWATLYRMDARTVIQELVKAGLDSIPGGGGEILVQRVRDIVAKKKAGADRWLEIMEMAHNEGLKTSCTMMYGIGETMAERVEHLLRLKAVQDRTKGFTAFICWPLQPENTPEMSHMQKTDAVEYLRTTAFARTVLDSIPNIQASWVTMGMKVGQTALHYGCNDFGSLMLEENVVSAANTTHRTSIEEMEQLIREAGFTPMRRRQDYSIIAPASSAAA, from the coding sequence ATGTCGTACGAGTCCGACCTCCTCGAGTACTACACCAAGGCCCCCTTGCTGGAGCTGGGCGCCGCCGCCGACACCATCCGCCGCCAGCTCCACCCGGAGCCGGTGGTCACGTACATCGTCGACCGCAACATCAACTACACGAACGTCTGCGTGGCCGACTGCGGCTTCTGCGCGTTCTATCGGCGCCCGAAGGACGGCGAAGGGTGGACGCTGAGCTACGAGCAGATCGGGCAGAAGATCGACGAGGTGAAGGCGCTGGGCGGGGTGCAGATCCTCATCCAGGGCGGCCACAACCCGTACATCCCGTTCGAGTGGTACCTCGAGCTGCTCAAGTACATCAAGCGGCATCACCCGATCCACATCCACGGCTTCTCGCCGTCGGAGGTGGACTTCTGGGCGACGCTGTACCGGATGGACGCGCGGACGGTGATCCAGGAGCTGGTGAAGGCGGGGCTCGACTCGATCCCGGGCGGCGGCGGGGAGATCCTCGTGCAGCGGGTGCGCGACATCGTGGCCAAGAAGAAGGCCGGCGCGGACCGCTGGCTGGAGATCATGGAGATGGCGCACAACGAGGGGCTCAAGACCTCGTGCACCATGATGTACGGGATCGGCGAGACGATGGCGGAGCGGGTGGAGCACCTGCTGCGGCTGAAGGCGGTGCAGGACCGCACGAAGGGGTTCACGGCGTTCATCTGCTGGCCGCTGCAGCCGGAGAACACGCCGGAGATGAGCCACATGCAGAAGACCGACGCGGTGGAGTACCTCCGCACGACGGCCTTCGCGCGGACGGTGCTCGACAGCATCCCGAACATCCAGGCGAGCTGGGTGACGATGGGGATGAAGGTGGGGCAGACGGCGCTGCACTACGGGTGCAACGACTTCGGCTCGCTGATGCTCGAGGAGAACGTGGTGTCGGCGGCGAACACGACGCACCGGACGTCGATCGAGGAGATGGAACAGTTGATCCGCGAAGCCGGTTTCACTCCCATGCGCCGTCGCCAGGACTACAGCATCATCGCCCCGGCCTCGTCGGCCGCGGCGTGA
- a CDS encoding menaquinone biosynthesis protein — protein MRLGRIPYINCFPVYGAVDRGIVPIDAELVDGVPTALNRMMAEGALDVSVVSAVEYARDSARYLLLPDLAISCDGPVRSVMLFSHLPAEQLGGKRVLVSRSSMTSVHLLELLFEHVWHAQPEFVPGDAEADSIGKDDPSEVAARLVIGDAALMLQSAEHPLAQAHGGFYQHVYDLGAEWKAWTGLPFVFAVWVAQRTTPVDEALRLHAKLIASRDWGLQHLPELSAQASRATGVPVTECRHYFDGLDWRLGLAELEGLTEFFRRLELAGRVPRGKLAFLPASAGSRGK, from the coding sequence ATGCGCCTCGGCCGGATCCCCTACATCAACTGCTTCCCCGTGTACGGGGCGGTGGACCGGGGGATCGTGCCGATCGATGCGGAGCTGGTGGATGGGGTGCCCACCGCGCTCAATCGCATGATGGCCGAGGGGGCGCTCGACGTGTCGGTGGTGTCGGCGGTGGAGTATGCGCGGGACAGTGCGCGGTACCTGCTGCTCCCCGACCTCGCGATCAGCTGCGACGGGCCGGTGCGGAGCGTGATGCTCTTCTCGCACCTGCCGGCCGAGCAGCTCGGGGGGAAGCGGGTGCTCGTGAGCCGCTCGTCGATGACGTCGGTGCACCTGCTGGAACTGCTCTTCGAGCATGTCTGGCATGCGCAGCCGGAGTTCGTGCCGGGCGACGCCGAGGCGGACTCGATCGGGAAGGACGACCCGTCGGAGGTCGCGGCGCGACTGGTGATCGGCGACGCGGCGCTCATGCTGCAGAGCGCGGAGCATCCGCTCGCGCAGGCGCATGGCGGGTTCTACCAGCACGTGTACGACCTGGGTGCGGAGTGGAAGGCGTGGACGGGCCTGCCGTTCGTCTTCGCGGTCTGGGTGGCGCAGCGGACGACGCCGGTGGACGAGGCGCTGCGCCTGCATGCGAAGCTCATCGCCTCGCGGGACTGGGGGCTGCAGCACCTGCCGGAACTCTCGGCGCAGGCCTCGCGCGCGACGGGGGTGCCGGTGACCGAATGCCGACACTATTTCGACGGACTCGACTGGCGGCTGGGCCTCGCCGAGCTGGAGGGGCTGACGGAGTTCTTCCGCCGGCTCGAGTTGGCGGGTCGCGTTCCGAGGGGCAAGCTGGCGTTCCTGCCCGCATCCGCCGGCAGCCGCGGGAAGTAG
- the fabD gene encoding ACP S-malonyltransferase — translation MFLLFPGQGSQKPGMAKDLAAAFPAAADVFARADEALGAPLSTLCFEGPAEELTLTHNAQPALLAHGAAVWAVVKDQLSAKAQGAAGHSLGEFSAYHAAGALPLEDALRLVRRRGELMYETGVKVPGAMAAILGELQRPIEEICGEASAKGVCVPANYNNTEQIVISGEVASVEAAMELAKAAGAKRAMRLPVSGAFHSPLMQPAQAGLGEALQAAQWRDPNMPVWSNVTAEAVGDAATARDLLLKQLTSPVRWVEVVRNVAARFPGTTFVEMGPGAVLSGLVKRLAPDCRTMTCGTVSEVESLMAMKAEG, via the coding sequence ATGTTCTTGCTCTTTCCGGGCCAAGGCTCGCAGAAGCCGGGTATGGCGAAGGACCTCGCCGCCGCCTTTCCCGCCGCCGCTGACGTCTTCGCGCGGGCGGATGAGGCGCTCGGCGCTCCGCTCAGCACGCTCTGCTTCGAGGGGCCGGCCGAGGAGCTGACGCTCACGCACAACGCGCAGCCGGCGCTCCTGGCGCATGGCGCGGCGGTGTGGGCGGTGGTGAAGGACCAGCTCTCGGCGAAGGCGCAGGGGGCGGCGGGGCACTCGCTCGGGGAGTTCTCGGCGTATCATGCCGCCGGCGCGCTCCCGCTCGAGGATGCGCTGCGGCTGGTGCGGCGGCGCGGGGAGCTCATGTACGAGACGGGGGTGAAGGTCCCCGGCGCGATGGCGGCGATCCTCGGCGAGCTGCAGCGGCCGATCGAGGAGATCTGCGGCGAGGCGAGCGCGAAGGGCGTCTGCGTGCCGGCGAACTACAACAACACCGAGCAGATCGTGATCTCGGGCGAGGTCGCGTCGGTGGAGGCGGCGATGGAGCTGGCGAAGGCGGCCGGCGCCAAGCGCGCGATGCGCCTCCCGGTGAGCGGCGCCTTCCACAGCCCGCTGATGCAGCCGGCGCAGGCCGGACTCGGCGAGGCGCTGCAGGCGGCCCAGTGGCGCGACCCGAACATGCCCGTCTGGAGCAACGTGACCGCCGAGGCGGTCGGCGACGCCGCGACGGCGCGCGACCTGCTGCTCAAGCAGCTGACGTCGCCGGTGCGGTGGGTGGAAGTGGTGCGCAACGTGGCCGCCCGCTTCCCCGGCACGACGTTCGTCGAGATGGGCCCGGGCGCGGTGCTGAGCGGGCTGGTGAAGCGACTGGCGCCGGATTGTCGCACCATGACCTGTGGGACGGTTTCCGAGGTTGAGAGCCTGATGGCGATGAAGGCTGAAGGTTGA
- the rpmF gene encoding 50S ribosomal protein L32, which produces MAVPKRRTSKRKKRARNTHKVAPKIVTQACPKCGESKRPHHVCENCGFYAGEQRVAAREA; this is translated from the coding sequence ATGGCCGTCCCGAAGCGCCGCACCTCCAAGCGCAAGAAGCGCGCGCGTAACACGCACAAGGTCGCTCCCAAGATCGTCACGCAGGCGTGCCCGAAGTGCGGCGAGAGCAAGCGCCCGCACCATGTCTGCGAGAACTGCGGCTTCTACGCCGGCGAGCAGCGGGTCGCGGCGCGCGAAGCGTAG
- the plsX gene encoding phosphate acyltransferase PlsX — protein sequence MARIALDVMGGDHAPSAPIAAALLAIQELGPEHTIQLVGRESVIREQLNAQLAAAPAILVEAATRFEIIDAPDVIEMTDKPSVAIRGKPNSSMAVGIKLQAEGKSDAFVSAGNTGAQMAASTFILRLHDGLSRPAIGTVFPTAKQPVVVLDSGANVDCSAAELVQFARLGHVYARDILGRENPAVGLLSIGEEAEKGNAAVKEAHQLLLGAGLNFIGNVEGRDVPMGACDRGPIDVVVCDGFTGNVLLKFYEAVGPMLFGMLMKNGVTKEQIGAIVHALDYAKYGGAPLLGLKGVSIICHGKSSPEAIKNGVFAGLRAVETRMSQHIGEQLAK from the coding sequence ATGGCGCGCATCGCGCTGGACGTCATGGGGGGCGATCATGCGCCCTCCGCGCCGATCGCCGCCGCGCTGCTCGCCATCCAGGAGCTGGGTCCTGAGCACACGATCCAGCTCGTCGGGCGCGAGAGCGTCATCCGGGAGCAACTGAACGCCCAGCTCGCTGCCGCCCCCGCCATCCTGGTGGAGGCGGCTACGCGTTTCGAGATCATCGACGCGCCGGACGTCATCGAGATGACCGACAAGCCCTCGGTCGCCATCCGGGGGAAGCCCAACTCCTCCATGGCCGTGGGCATCAAGCTCCAGGCCGAAGGGAAGTCCGACGCGTTCGTCTCCGCCGGGAACACCGGCGCGCAGATGGCCGCGTCGACGTTCATCCTGCGCCTGCACGACGGGCTCTCGCGCCCCGCCATCGGCACCGTCTTCCCGACCGCCAAGCAGCCTGTCGTCGTGCTCGACTCGGGCGCCAATGTCGATTGCTCCGCCGCCGAGCTCGTCCAGTTCGCCCGCCTCGGGCATGTGTACGCCCGCGACATCCTCGGCCGCGAGAACCCTGCCGTCGGGCTGCTGTCGATCGGCGAGGAGGCGGAGAAGGGGAACGCCGCCGTGAAGGAGGCGCACCAGCTCCTCCTCGGCGCCGGGCTCAACTTCATCGGCAACGTCGAAGGGCGTGACGTGCCGATGGGCGCGTGCGACCGCGGCCCGATCGACGTGGTGGTCTGCGACGGCTTCACCGGCAACGTCCTCCTCAAGTTCTACGAGGCGGTGGGGCCGATGCTCTTCGGGATGCTGATGAAGAACGGCGTCACGAAGGAGCAGATCGGCGCCATCGTCCATGCGCTCGACTACGCCAAGTACGGCGGCGCGCCCCTGCTGGGCCTGAAGGGCGTGAGCATCATCTGCCACGGGAAGTCGAGCCCCGAGGCGATCAAGAACGGTGTGTTCGCCGGCCTGCGCGCGGTCGAGACGCGCATGAGCCAGCACATCGGGGAGCAGCTCGCCAAGTGA
- the fabF gene encoding beta-ketoacyl-ACP synthase II, with protein sequence MGSLKRRVVITGAGCVTSVGNDVASTWQALLDGKSGGGPITRFDATAFKVRFAHEVKGFDVTQYMEKKEAKRSDLYTQYAMAASVQAMRDAGFGDKTGYDPERTGVIIGSGIGGIATFEEQCRICERDGPNRISPFFIPMFIGDIAAGVVSMKFGAKGPNYATQSACATSAHAIGDAFRMIAYGDADVIIAGGSEAAVSPVSIGGFANMQALSTRNESPETASRPFDQTRDGFVLGEGAASVILEEYEHAKARGANIYCEIVGYGATGDAYHLTGQPEDHEGLQRAMRRALQDGGLTPADVQYVNAHGTSTPLNDPNEIRAIKKVFGPQATGLNVSSTKSSTGHMLGAAGAVEAIFSAMAIRHGIIPPTINLTTPDPECDLDCTANVPVKREVHAVLSNSSGFGGHNVSIALRRLTD encoded by the coding sequence ATGGGGTCCTTGAAGCGCCGGGTGGTCATCACGGGAGCCGGGTGCGTCACGTCGGTGGGCAACGACGTGGCCTCCACGTGGCAGGCGCTGCTCGACGGGAAGTCGGGCGGCGGACCGATCACGCGATTCGACGCCACGGCGTTCAAGGTGCGCTTCGCCCATGAGGTGAAGGGCTTCGACGTGACGCAGTACATGGAGAAGAAGGAAGCGAAGCGCAGCGACCTGTACACCCAGTACGCGATGGCGGCGTCGGTGCAGGCGATGCGGGACGCGGGGTTCGGCGACAAGACGGGATACGACCCGGAGCGCACGGGCGTGATCATCGGCTCGGGCATCGGCGGGATCGCGACGTTCGAGGAGCAGTGCCGGATCTGCGAGCGGGACGGCCCGAACCGGATCTCGCCGTTCTTCATCCCGATGTTCATCGGCGACATCGCGGCGGGGGTGGTGTCGATGAAGTTCGGCGCGAAGGGGCCGAACTACGCGACGCAGTCGGCGTGCGCGACGTCGGCGCACGCGATCGGGGATGCGTTCCGGATGATCGCGTACGGCGACGCGGACGTGATCATCGCCGGCGGGTCGGAGGCGGCGGTGTCGCCGGTGTCGATCGGCGGCTTCGCGAACATGCAGGCGCTGTCGACGCGGAACGAGTCGCCGGAGACGGCGTCGCGGCCGTTCGACCAGACGCGCGACGGGTTCGTGCTGGGCGAGGGGGCGGCGAGCGTCATCCTCGAGGAGTACGAGCACGCGAAGGCGCGCGGCGCCAACATCTACTGCGAGATCGTGGGCTACGGCGCGACCGGCGACGCATACCACCTCACGGGCCAGCCGGAGGACCATGAGGGGCTGCAGCGCGCGATGCGCCGCGCCCTCCAGGACGGCGGTCTCACGCCGGCGGACGTGCAGTACGTGAACGCGCACGGCACGTCCACGCCGCTGAACGACCCGAACGAGATCCGCGCGATCAAGAAGGTCTTCGGCCCGCAGGCGACGGGGCTCAACGTGAGCTCCACGAAGTCGTCCACCGGGCACATGCTCGGCGCCGCCGGCGCGGTGGAGGCGATCTTCTCGGCGATGGCGATCCGGCACGGCATCATCCCGCCGACGATCAACCTCACGACGCCGGATCCCGAGTGCGACCTGGACTGCACGGCGAACGTGCCGGTGAAGCGGGAGGTGCATGCGGTGCTCTCCAACTCCTCCGGGTTCGGCGGGCACAACGTCTCGATCGCGTTGCGACGGCTGACGGACTGA
- a CDS encoding DUF177 domain-containing protein, protein MLSFDIRTLSQGAVQVEGDLHADDSVWLEHDIRPVGNVHVTGRLSGAGSGRYYFSGAFTGTANGECRRCLVPVESAVSGDAHLLFADADDENADEPDVFPIGELGTMLDLKPAIREQWLLEVPQLPLCRPDCLGLCPTCGVDLNSAGLHVCDKSPS, encoded by the coding sequence ATGCTGTCGTTTGACATCCGCACCCTGTCCCAAGGCGCCGTCCAGGTCGAAGGGGACCTGCACGCCGACGATTCGGTGTGGCTGGAACACGATATCCGCCCCGTGGGGAACGTCCATGTCACCGGACGTTTGAGCGGGGCTGGCAGCGGTCGGTACTACTTCAGCGGGGCCTTCACCGGCACCGCGAATGGGGAGTGCCGTCGGTGCCTGGTGCCGGTGGAGAGCGCGGTGAGCGGCGACGCCCATCTCCTCTTCGCCGATGCCGATGACGAGAACGCGGACGAGCCGGATGTCTTCCCGATCGGTGAACTGGGAACGATGCTCGACCTGAAGCCCGCGATCCGTGAGCAGTGGCTCCTCGAGGTCCCGCAGCTCCCGTTGTGCCGGCCCGACTGTCTCGGGTTGTGCCCGACGTGCGGCGTGGACCTCAACAGCGCAGGACTGCACGTCTGCGACAAGTCCCCGTCCTGA